The window GGCGGCTTCATTGTCGGTATGATTGCTGCCTACATGTATATGGCGGCCAAGACGAAGGAAGAGCGGGCGTATTATGACTGGATGGGATTCGTCGCGATCTGGATTGCGGTGGGCGGGTCGCTATTGCAGCCGTTCACAGGGTTATTGTTGGCCTATGAGATGTGTGATTATGATTTTTCGTTCTGTCCGTACATGATGGCTGATCAGCTGTCGATGTTTTTTGAGATGCAAGGGATCATGATCGGCCTGCTCTTTCTGGGGATCAACTATTATAGTTGGCTGAGTGTCAAGCGTATTGAGGGAGCCGATAATGTTCGGATTACAGTCCTGGCGCCGATTGTCCTGATCGGCTTACTCCCGGTGACCATGTGGGTCATGAATAGCTGGTGGATTCCGGATCCCATGTCGCTGGCGATTCTCTTGCCGCTGGCGCTGTCTCCCTTCCTCCTGGGTCGGGTTATTCCGATGACGGTCTCTGCGCGGACCGTTATCAAGATTGGTTTTATCATTATGCTTATTAGCGATGCCGTTTGGCTCACGCCTGCTGGATTTGTCGCCACCGGTACCGATATGCCTGATGAGTTAAAGTTGCCTGAAGGGTGGGACTATTTGTCGTCGATGCCGGCGAAGCTGTCCGCCATCTTGACGTTAGTGTTTGTCACGGTCGTCAACTTTGTCCTGTACAACCGTGCGATTAAGCAGGGGACAATTCTTTGGGGGAAGATCGATTTCGCCGCTCAATTCGTCTTGATCTTCCTGGCGTTCACGTCAACCTGGATTATGGGATTAATGGGGGCGGTGCGATCGCTCTTGAAGAAGTATTTCCATACCTACAGTCTGGTGTCAGATCTCAGCGTGGAGTCTTTTACGCCCACGCTTTCGTATTCTGCCGGGTGGATTACCGCGATTACGGTATTTTTTATCGCTGTGGTGACGGTTGCAGCACTGATTGCCATTCGGCCGTCTGTGGTGGCGCAGGCTAAGGAGTCTGAAGGGAGTCCTGTTCCTGTCCCGGTCAAGTAATCACCTTAGTGGAGTGTCTAGCGAGGCAGCGAGAAATCACATGTGGAATTTATTTAAAAAACTAACGGTCGGGTTGGTGGTGGGTGGTGGACTGGTTGCCATTGCGAATTCGCAAGAAGTGCCGGTTAGCTTCCAGCTCTTATTCTTTGTCGTCTCGCTGATCGGGGCCGTGACATTTGCGCTTCTTGATGCCAAGGCCATGAATGTGATGAGTGGAGGGATGTCATTTCTCGCCGTGATGGCATTCTGGATTTTCTTGATCTCGGTGTGCGTCGCCGGTGCGTCGTTCTTGCCGCAGTTCGACCCTGAGGATGAAAAGGCCAAGATTGGGAAACTTCTCGATAAAGAGCGCAAGCAGTCGGCCCAGGGGAAGACGGAAGAGCTGATCGCTCGCGCGAAGGCTCTTGATCAGCAAGTGAAGGCATTGGAGGATCGGCTGAAGGGGGTCGGCGGTGGGCAGGCGGTTGCAACCATCCAGGCTCCTCCTGCTGGAGATAAGTCTGCTGCGGGTAGTGGTGGAGCTTCCGGTGACATCATGAAGGTTGGTGAAGAGCAGTGGCAATTGCAGGAGTGTTACAACTGTCACAAGTTAAGAGGAGAAGGGGGCAAGAAACGGGGGCCCGAGTTGGATAACATCGGAACCTTGTTGACGATCGAGGAGATTCAGCAAAAAATTGCCGACCCTAAGAGTTTTATGGCCGAGGGCTATGACAAGGAATGGCAGAAGGGCATTATGCCGGATAAGTTCAAAGATCTCATGGACCCCAAGGAAATGTTGGCGCTTGCCACCTGGTTAGGTTCCTTCAAGAACGCTGCAGTCAATACTCCCAAGCCGATCAAGAAAAAGTAATGCTGCAACCTAAATTGAAATCCAAGGTCCGGTGTACGGATCACGACATCGGGGAAGTTACCCGAGTAGTGCTGGATCCCCTCTCTCATGAAATCAGCCACATTGTTGTGTCGATGAATGGCAGTGGGGAGCGACAGGTTACGATGGCCCAGGTGCAGGACGTCACGGACGACGCGGTTCAGCTACGCGTCCTGTCGGCGGAGATCCTGTCGTTACCTCCGTTCAAGCGAGAAGACTATGTCACAACGCACGAAGTGGAGATCTCCCATCTGGAAGACAATCTCCATGTCACTCCCGGTGAGGTCCTCGTCCCTCTTCCTGATTTGGAAAAGAGCGTCAAGCGTCGCACATTTTTCATGAATTTTACCCATGTCATTGGGTTTTTGATCGGCCTTCCCCTTGCCTACCCCATCCTCCGGTTTCTGATGAAGCCCATGTATGCTGAGTTTGATAACGCATGGCTCAAGGTCGGGAACGTGAGCAAGATTAAACAGGAGGATGTCGGGACTCAGTTTAAATACAAGAAGCAGGTCAAAGAGGTGTACATGCCCGAGTATGAAGTCGAGAAGAATGTCTGGATTCTCCGGGCGACTCCCGACTTGCTGGAAAGGGTATATCAGGGGAAAGATGTCGAATTTCACGACGCCAAGGGAAAGACCATCTGGACAAACAAAAAAGATGTTCCCTATATCGCATTTTCCGGTAAGTGTCCCCATCTTGGCTGTGGCTTCAAGTGGCGCCAGCATAAGGCGCTTGGGCAGGTGTTTCTCTGTCCCTGCCATTTGAGCATTTATGATGCAGGCGGAAAAGTCCTTGATGGGCCGGCTCCCCGTGGATTGGATGCATTGCCGGTGAAGGTTTCACCTTCCGGCGAGGTTGAGGTCATCGATATGGAATTTAAGGCCGGTACAAAGTCTCAAATTCGGATTGTGTGAGCGCGTAGTATCATGGATATGAAACACTCATCTCCTGCTGTGATTCCCGATCATCAGCCCAGCACCAGCGAAAAAATTCTCGCCTTTCTTGATGAACGGCTTGGGCTCAAGGAAATGCAGGCGAAGATGCTCAATGAGCCGATTCCGGGAGGCTCTCGTTGGGCCTACGTATTCGGTTCGATCTTGTTGTTTATCTTTGCCATGCAAGCGGTCACCGGCACTATGCTCATGTTTTACTATGTGCCGACTGCGGATCACGCCTACGATAGTACCCAGTATATTATTCACGACGTCGATTACGGCTGGTTCTTGCTCAGCTACCATTTCTGGGGCTCCAGCGCGATGGTGGTTTGCGTGTTTGCGCATATGTCCCAGGTCTTTCTCTGGGGTGCGTACAAAAAGCCACGCGAGCTTCTCTGGTTAGTTGGGCTTGCCCTCTTCGGCATCGTCATTACGTTCGGCTTCACCGGCTACCTCCTTCCTTGGGATCAACGTGCGTTCTGGGCGACGCTCGTGGGTGTCGAAATTTTGGATAAAACTCCAATTATCGGTGACTTTATCGCGAGGTTTTTAAAAGGTGGTGCGAGTCCTGGGCAGATGACTTTGAGCCGATTCTTTGTCCTCCACGTGATGATTCTCCCAGCGGCACTGATGGCTTTGGCCGGGCTGCACATCTTCTTGTTCCGTGTGGCTGCTCCAGCAGGCCCCTTTAAAGGTACAACAGAGGAGATCAAGGCGAAAACCGACTATTTCTTTCCTCGTCAAATTTGGAAAGACATCGTTGGGATGGCCTTCGTTTTTGTCGGCCTTTGCGCCTTGGCCCTCTGGGAGCCGGTCGTGTTGCTGGACAAAGCGACGCCGGATCCCGGGGAGTATCATCCAGAACCGGAATGGTATTTTCTATTCTATTTCCAGCTGTTGAGGTTGAAACTCTTTGCTGGTCAGTTTGGTCAATTTATGGGTGCGGTTGCGCTGCCGGTCATCTTTATGGGGTTGATGGTGGCGCTTCCTTTTTTCGATAAAGATCCCGAACGGAATATTTTCAAGCGGCCAATCGCGCTGATCAGCTGGATTGCGATCATGGTCGTCATTGCCCTTTTCACAGTGGCCGCTGTCATTAATCGAGAGTTCTTGGACTAACGACAATTCATACGAACTGAGCATATGGCTGAAGAACGCGATTCCATGTCTCCCACGAAGATCGGTTTTGGCATTCTCTGGCCGGCCTGCTGGACCGGTATACCTATTAAGGCTGTGTTTGCCGTGATGGCCATGACCTTGGGGCTCGTCCACTTCGAGGGAAGATTTGGACTTGCATTCCTCATGTTGCTCGCCAGCCCTGTTACTGTTTTTGCTGCTCCGGTGATCATGGCGATCTATGACACTCATTTTGGTGAGGGGATCGGTCTTCCGCTCATTTTTGGAGCCTCGATTCCTGTTGATATTTGGGCGCTTGGTCTCGTCGGTCGAACCTTCTTTCTGGAGCGCCTCAAGAAAGAACCGCCTTACGACGGGCTTGGATTTGCTATCTGGTGGAGGAGTGCCCTTATCGGCACATTGATCTTGCCAATTCTATGGGGGATTGTCAGTCGAGTGACAGACACGGCTATCAGTGCCTCACATTCACTGGCAGCCATGGAAGCCTTACGACTCCTCTATGATACTGGGTTGCCGGTTGCAGAGCGCATTGGCCTTGAGTTGACGGTGTGGGGATCCATCTCTTCGGCTGTTCTTGTCATCCTGTCAGTGATCGGAGTGTCCGTCCTTGGGCAAGCCATTCGGCGTATTGCGGAAGTTTGCCGTCAGGTTCCTGAAAACTATCAGGGACTCATTACCCGCTGGGATCTGATGCGCGTGCCGAATGACCAAGGGCTGCTGTTGGCTTCGCTGGCCGGAGCCGGGGTGGTTTTCTCGCTTGTATTTTGGACTGTTCTTCCTGTGACAACCCCTCATCCCCATGAATGTTGTGCAAAGCCGGAAGTTCAGGCCGAACCGGTTTATAAACCAGTTGACTCATTGAATAAAAACACACAACGGCTTGCAGCAATGACCGCACAAGTTGAGGCGATGGAAAAGCAGAAATCTGAAACCAAAGGGCCAAAAGAGAAGGGTAAGGGGAAGCCGGTGGGGGCAGCCCCCTCTGATAATTCGAAACCGTAACTTGCGAGGTGATGTGGTGAGTGCCATACAGGAGATCGAAACGATTCAATGGGCTCTCCGGGCCATCCGTGGTCAAGGGCGATGGCTTGTCGGTCTCTTGTTGACGGTTGGCTGGTTTCTCCTTCCCTCGATTGGCTTGGCGGCGGAGGGAAGCACTGCCGGGCCGACTGAATATCGGGACATCCCCTATATCGGCAGCCGGAACCTTGTGTGGATCGTTGCCCAGCTCCACCTCCTGCTGGCTGGTTTCGTTCTCGGTGTTCCAATTTTTGCATGGCTGTGCGAAGTCATTGCATGGAGAGGCGGGGAAAAGCGTTACGACAAACTGGCCAAGGAGTTTACAAAGCTCCTGACTTCGGCCTATGCCACGACCGCGCTGTTCGGTGGGATTCTTCTGTTCCTCTTGGTCGCGTTCTATCCCAAGCTCATGAATTACCTGACGGACGTCTTTTTCCCGTCTTTCCTCCTCTATTGCCTGCTCTTTCTCCTTGAAACCGCGACCCTCTATCTCTATTGGTACGGTTGGGACGCGATGCAGGAAGGCAAGAAGAAAACTTTGCACGTGTTCCTTGGGTTCCTGCTGAATTTCTTTGCGTTGTTCATCATGATCGTGCCGAATGCCTGGGCGACCTTTCAGTCGAGTCCGGTCGTCATCTCAGAGGGGACCGCATTCGAACGCGCGTGGGCTGCCACGTGGAATCCCACCTGGTGGCCGATCAATATTCATCGGTTGATCGCCAATGTTGTGTTGGGTGGGTATATTTGCGGTGCCTATGCAGGCGTTCGCTATCTTTCAGTCAAGAGTAGGGAAGATCGCGAGCATTACGATTGGATGGGCTACGTCGGCAACTTTATCGGAGTATTCGGGCTCCTGGCCCTGCCGTTCGCCGGATACTGGCTCATGCGTGAAATCTATCAGTATAACCAGCAGATGGGGATCACCCTGATGGGAGGCTTCTTGTCCTGGCTCTTTATCATCCAGGCCATGCTCATCGGAGTCTTATTCCTTGGCTCCAACTATTATTTCTGGCTGGGGATTACCTATCGTATTCCAGGATCGGAGGCGAAGTATCGACGAGCGATGCTGATGATGCTCATCAGTTTGTTGCTTTGTCTTGCCGTCTGGATGACGCCGCATTCGCTCGTCGCCAGCATTGAAGAAGCCCAAAAAATGGGAGGTGCGCACCACCCCCTTCTGGGAGTGTTGGGTGTCATGTCGGCCAAGATGACCGTCTCCAACCTCATGATTCTCATTACCTTTATGAGTTTCGTGATGTATTGGCGAGCGGGGAAGCAAGACACAGCCGGATGGGCGAAACTGGGAAAAGCGGTGATGGGTGCCGTGCTGGTCTTGGCAAGCCTCGCTGTGATCGTTCTCGGTATCTGGGGGTATTTTGTCCCGGCGATCGTTCGGATTAATTATTTTTCGACATCTCAGGTAGCGATCGTCGGCTTCGTCATCCTGACGATCACACCGTTGACGGCACTCTTGCTTAAGAGTGCCAAGACGACGACGGAGATGGTGTGGGGCAGCATGCCTCCTCGCGCGGGGTATGCCTTGGTCCTCAACGCGGTCATGGTCATTTTGCTCATGACGCTGATGGGCTACGCACGGTCTTCTTCCCGCGTCCATTGGCATGTGTATGGGGTCATGCGAGATACCTCGCCCTATGCCTATTCGCCGGCACTCGGTAGTGCGTCGTTGATTATGGCGTTCTGTACGTTTTTCTTCTGTATCCTCGTCGCATTTATTTTCTGGGTGGCGACCATGGGCGATAAGTATAAAAATGCGGCAGGGACGGGAAAAGGAGAGTTACCCCATGGCATTCCCGCCATGGCCGGGGGGGCTCCAGAGGAACGCCAGCAGGGATAGAGGCAAGCGGGTTTTGAGTCCTAAATTGTCACGGGTGAGTTCGCAGCGAGGAGCTCATCCCTGACTACTCAGTACTATAAATTAGAGGGCATATGAGTGAAGTCGCGCAACTACAGCTGATTGCACTGTCGATCGTGGGGGTCGGAATTCTGATCCTTCTCTTCATCAAAGCCGTCTTTATTCGGGTCACGGGATTTGTCTTTATCGTATTGGGACTGTTCTCGTTGATGTCTCTGGCCGTACCGCAGCTGGCCTCATTGCCCCCCGCGGAAGAAAAAGTCGATATCAGCAGCATCAAGACCCCCACGGACATCGCCGCGATCGGCCAAACGGTCTTTTTCAGTAAGGGACAATGCGCTCTGTGCCATTCAATCGGTCCTAGCGAATCTGCTCGCTGTCCAGACTTGAAGGGGATTGGTGCAAAGCTCAGCAAGGATTTTCTGTATGAAAGTCTGACGGATCCTCAGGCGTTCATTTATCAGGACTACCGGCATGGCGGCGTACCCAAAGAGTATCCCGCAACGATGCCTGCCATCAATAAAGATCCGATCGGGCTGTCGAAGAATGAAATTTTAGCGGTCATTGCATTTTTACAGCAGATGAGCGGCGAGCCGATCTCCGTCAGCGTATCAGAACTTGAAATACCGGGTAAGGCACCGTCTGCTCCCGTGAAGGCAGCGCAAGCAGCACTTGTGGCCGACGCACACACGAATTAGGAGGACTGTATGGGGGCGTTAGGGAAGCCGATCATTCTTATGGTAGGCATGTATGCCTTTTTGAAATTTGTGTTGCCAAACATCCCAGGCTCAGCCCCGCTGCCCTCCAGTTTGATTTTTCTCTATCTCCTTCTGACGGCATCTGGGATTGTGATCTTTGAAACGTTAAGTGGTGAGTCGAAGGATGCTTTCTGGGGGCCCATCCAGCGGTTTTTGACCGGGGAGAACATCGGTGGTCTCCAAGCGCTTCGCTATGGGGTATTCATTCTGTTTCCCTTGTTGGTGGGATGGCAAACAT is drawn from Nitrospira sp. and contains these coding sequences:
- a CDS encoding ubiquinol-cytochrome c reductase iron-sulfur subunit, with translation MLQPKLKSKVRCTDHDIGEVTRVVLDPLSHEISHIVVSMNGSGERQVTMAQVQDVTDDAVQLRVLSAEILSLPPFKREDYVTTHEVEISHLEDNLHVTPGEVLVPLPDLEKSVKRRTFFMNFTHVIGFLIGLPLAYPILRFLMKPMYAEFDNAWLKVGNVSKIKQEDVGTQFKYKKQVKEVYMPEYEVEKNVWILRATPDLLERVYQGKDVEFHDAKGKTIWTNKKDVPYIAFSGKCPHLGCGFKWRQHKALGQVFLCPCHLSIYDAGGKVLDGPAPRGLDALPVKVSPSGEVEVIDMEFKAGTKSQIRIV
- a CDS encoding cytochrome c, whose translation is MWNLFKKLTVGLVVGGGLVAIANSQEVPVSFQLLFFVVSLIGAVTFALLDAKAMNVMSGGMSFLAVMAFWIFLISVCVAGASFLPQFDPEDEKAKIGKLLDKERKQSAQGKTEELIARAKALDQQVKALEDRLKGVGGGQAVATIQAPPAGDKSAAGSGGASGDIMKVGEEQWQLQECYNCHKLRGEGGKKRGPELDNIGTLLTIEEIQQKIADPKSFMAEGYDKEWQKGIMPDKFKDLMDPKEMLALATWLGSFKNAAVNTPKPIKKK
- a CDS encoding cytochrome ubiquinol oxidase subunit I — protein: MKTHSSSLLALTLLALLCVMGVADVFAQEAGTSSVDFPYTGNRTAVWIVAQLHILFAAFILGAPIFVVISEWLGYRKQDPRYDRLAKEVTKVTVILFSMTAVTGGLFIFVLLAAYPQFTTSFINQFYVVFAILYPALFIAETILMYAYLYTWDIWKGEKKARHIALGVLLNVVCLLILFVINGPTSFMNTPPKAEGVSPQDFIITASLWDKIANQSWFPLSLHRIDGNVAFGGFIVGMIAAYMYMAAKTKEERAYYDWMGFVAIWIAVGGSLLQPFTGLLLAYEMCDYDFSFCPYMMADQLSMFFEMQGIMIGLLFLGINYYSWLSVKRIEGADNVRITVLAPIVLIGLLPVTMWVMNSWWIPDPMSLAILLPLALSPFLLGRVIPMTVSARTVIKIGFIIMLISDAVWLTPAGFVATGTDMPDELKLPEGWDYLSSMPAKLSAILTLVFVTVVNFVLYNRAIKQGTILWGKIDFAAQFVLIFLAFTSTWIMGLMGAVRSLLKKYFHTYSLVSDLSVESFTPTLSYSAGWITAITVFFIAVVTVAALIAIRPSVVAQAKESEGSPVPVPVK
- a CDS encoding cytochrome ubiquinol oxidase subunit I; this translates as MSAIQEIETIQWALRAIRGQGRWLVGLLLTVGWFLLPSIGLAAEGSTAGPTEYRDIPYIGSRNLVWIVAQLHLLLAGFVLGVPIFAWLCEVIAWRGGEKRYDKLAKEFTKLLTSAYATTALFGGILLFLLVAFYPKLMNYLTDVFFPSFLLYCLLFLLETATLYLYWYGWDAMQEGKKKTLHVFLGFLLNFFALFIMIVPNAWATFQSSPVVISEGTAFERAWAATWNPTWWPINIHRLIANVVLGGYICGAYAGVRYLSVKSREDREHYDWMGYVGNFIGVFGLLALPFAGYWLMREIYQYNQQMGITLMGGFLSWLFIIQAMLIGVLFLGSNYYFWLGITYRIPGSEAKYRRAMLMMLISLLLCLAVWMTPHSLVASIEEAQKMGGAHHPLLGVLGVMSAKMTVSNLMILITFMSFVMYWRAGKQDTAGWAKLGKAVMGAVLVLASLAVIVLGIWGYFVPAIVRINYFSTSQVAIVGFVILTITPLTALLLKSAKTTTEMVWGSMPPRAGYALVLNAVMVILLMTLMGYARSSSRVHWHVYGVMRDTSPYAYSPALGSASLIMAFCTFFFCILVAFIFWVATMGDKYKNAAGTGKGELPHGIPAMAGGAPEERQQG
- a CDS encoding cytochrome bc complex cytochrome b subunit, whose translation is MKHSSPAVIPDHQPSTSEKILAFLDERLGLKEMQAKMLNEPIPGGSRWAYVFGSILLFIFAMQAVTGTMLMFYYVPTADHAYDSTQYIIHDVDYGWFLLSYHFWGSSAMVVCVFAHMSQVFLWGAYKKPRELLWLVGLALFGIVITFGFTGYLLPWDQRAFWATLVGVEILDKTPIIGDFIARFLKGGASPGQMTLSRFFVLHVMILPAALMALAGLHIFLFRVAAPAGPFKGTTEEIKAKTDYFFPRQIWKDIVGMAFVFVGLCALALWEPVVLLDKATPDPGEYHPEPEWYFLFYFQLLRLKLFAGQFGQFMGAVALPVIFMGLMVALPFFDKDPERNIFKRPIALISWIAIMVVIALFTVAAVINREFLD
- a CDS encoding cytochrome c, yielding MSEVAQLQLIALSIVGVGILILLFIKAVFIRVTGFVFIVLGLFSLMSLAVPQLASLPPAEEKVDISSIKTPTDIAAIGQTVFFSKGQCALCHSIGPSESARCPDLKGIGAKLSKDFLYESLTDPQAFIYQDYRHGGVPKEYPATMPAINKDPIGLSKNEILAVIAFLQQMSGEPISVSVSELEIPGKAPSAPVKAAQAALVADAHTN